A stretch of DNA from Spirosoma endbachense:
GCCCACTATCATGATCAGTTTGATGAGACTATTTACGGACTCAAAGGCCTGCTGACGCTGACAATAGATGGCAAAACCATCGAGCTGGCGCCGGGGGAATGTTGTTTTGTTCCCAAAGGAGCAGTCCATCGTTTTGAGAATAAGACTGCCGAGTCGGTCGAGCTGCTGGCGTACGCTCAGTCGGGTGTATTTGGAGCTACCTATTTTCGGGAACTGGCGGAAGTGATCAATGTGGGCGGTCCCCCGGATGCAGGTAAGCTGAAAGCCATCATGCTCAGTTATGGTTTAGTGCCCGTGTCAGGCTAATTGCTT
This window harbors:
- a CDS encoding cupin domain-containing protein, translating into MQHTEIIRLGAGLEIHILLDTLDTNRQFTLFKVIVEPAAKVPAAHYHDQFDETIYGLKGLLTLTIDGKTIELAPGECCFVPKGAVHRFENKTAESVELLAYAQSGVFGATYFRELAEVINVGGPPDAGKLKAIMLSYGLVPVSG